The Vicia villosa cultivar HV-30 ecotype Madison, WI linkage group LG1, Vvil1.0, whole genome shotgun sequence genome includes a region encoding these proteins:
- the LOC131611387 gene encoding protein GAMETE EXPRESSED 1-like: MDDLRFSFFVVIFVSLSLRCESWSWFSSSRESHSSDRTYENQANFKGSSAEFSVEPFNDPKGIKLVQNAKNKMVGSNACWQNAYKNLFAGCSEILATNDKRSRLAWHLSDCFQRDSGRASFPHCDSKTPIAKCLRNLDDLAHKVYLEFYLETNSICYQLQTHAFKQETERLVTELKSSAQYVEGKLDSIEEKSDYLLQGSKQISESLESVNSHTQLVAQTVKNVEGDIDVVLTHSKSVYEQTTKIAASQSQLKEGQEDMKRNLEDGVALLKESYSYLGKEIEKLRDEAIEIENEVIKVGDAMSSKMNNLQNKAEDIGNMAGISLDKQQQLLDGQSTALKGLNSLNEVQFKALEESRKSLQYFAEYGHRQQEELLKRQEQIQGLHDKLMENSKTILSAQESFEAKQATMFVALDKLFALQNAMLLESRVIKAFFIYFISIFVIFMLTSTKLTYNIRPLLYIELCATLMVEVLLIRLISDDNMEKQTWIINKVRLLFMVVALAQLLYAICTYKDFEKMNHQILLTLVNKINNIQSIEEMSSNLDDDDEINWSQWIDNDLSEDVNELDDPDFIIPEEVTENSITISPSTKSYNLRLRNRLH, translated from the exons ATGGATGATCTTAGGTTTAGTTTCTTTGTTGTTATTTTCGTCTCTTTGTCATTAAGATGTGAATCATGGAGTTGGTTTTCATCATCTAGAGAAAGTCATTCTAGTGACAGGACTTACGAAAATCAAGCAAACTTTAAAGGTTCAAGCGCTGAATTCTCAGTCGAACCTTTCAATGATCCAAAGGGTATAAAACTAGTACAGAATGCTAAGAACAAAATGGTTGGATCAAATGCTTGTTGGCAAAACGCTTATAAAAATCTTTTCGCGGGGTGTTCCGAGATTTTGGCTACTAATGACAAAAGATCTAGATTAGCTTGGCATTTAAGTGATTGCTTTCAAAGAGATTCGGGCCGAGCTTCTTTTCCTCATTGCGACTCAAAAACACCTATTGCTAAATGCCTGCGAAACTTAGATGATCTTGCTCATAAGGTTTATCTTGAATTCTACCTCGAAACCAACTCCATTTGTTATCAATTACA GACACATGCATTCAAACAGGAAACTGAGAGACTTGTGACAGAATTGAAGAGTTCGGCTCAATATGTCGAGGGCAAGTTAGATAGCATTGAAGAGAAGTCAGATTATCTATTACAAGGCTCGAAACAAATTTCAGAATCTCTTGAATCGGTTAATAGTCACACGCAGCTAGTAGCACAAACTGTCAAGAATGTGGAAGGCGATATTGATGTGGTATTAACACATTCTAAGAGTGTTTATGAGCAAACTACGAAAATTGCAGCATCACAGTCACAACTAAAAGAAGGCCAAGAGGATATGAAGAGGAATTTAGAAGATGGAGTCGCATTGCTTAAAGAATCTTATAGCTATTTGGGCAAGGAAATCGAAAAGTTGAGAGATGAAGCCATTGAGATTGAAAATGAGGTAATCAAAGTTGGCGATGCAATGTCATCAAAGATGAATAATCTGCAAAACAAAGCGGAAGATATTGGAAATATGGCAGGGATCTCTTTAGataaacaacaacaacttttAGATGGACAATCCACCGCACTCAAAGGACTAAATTCATTGAATGAAGTTCAATTCAAAGCACTTGAAGAAAGCCG GAAAAGCTTACAATATTTTGCAGAATATGGACATAGGCAACAAGAAGAGCTTCTAAAGAGACAGGAACAAATTCAAGGACTACATGATAAATTAATGGAAAATTCAAAAACAATATTGTCTGCTCAG GAATCCTTTGAAGCAAAACAGGCTACTATGTTTGTTGCTTTGGATAAACTTTTTGCTCTACAAAACGCCATGTTGCTCGAATCAAGAGTGATTAAAGCTTTCTTCATTTATTTCATATCgatctttgtcatctttatgttgaCTAGCACGAAACTGACCTATAATATCAGACCTCTACTTTACATTG AACTTTGTGCTACTCTCATGGTTGAAGTACTACTTATTCGATTAATAAGCGACGACAACATGGAGAAACAAACATGGATAATCAACAAAGTCAGGTTACTTTTCATGGTAGTGGCTTTGGCTCAACTTTTATATGCAATTTGCACATACAA AGACTTTGAAAAGATGAACCATCAAATACTACTAACACTAGTTAACAAGATTAACAACATTCAAAGTATAGAAGAGATGTCTTCAAACCTCGATGATGATGACGAAATAAATTGGTCTCAATGGATAGATAACGATTTATCTGAAGATGTCAATGAGTTGGATGATCCTGACTTTATAATTCCAGAAGAAGTTACAGAGAATTCGATAACAATCTCTCCAAGTACAAAAAGTTATAATCTACGATTGCGCAACCGGTTACATTAA
- the LOC131648468 gene encoding uncharacterized protein LOC131648468, translated as METVENLVNKWGYKKGSYRVWAKILEIDEGYIPIRKDDDAYDFASYFCANGTEGDLYLEHDAENIEQYVREPACVNGDTELDDLGDEVVEGLDDSEDDRATALLDGFEDPDESCDEDKPKYEKFRKEHLNKDFKFKWGMEFNTLVDFKEAIREWSVLNGREINFVKNESYRVRVECKAKCGFLVLCSKVGHKHTYAIKTLVDTHTCARVLNNRSANSRWVAKHVVKKMQSSENVRIRDIMQDVRQNFSVGITVARAWKAKLMAKKIVEGDADMQYAALWRYASELKRVNSGNTVKINVERRSPTIQPRFGSFYFSFDGCKKGFIHGCRPFIGVDGCHLKTKYGGQLLIAVGRDPNDQYFPLAFGVVETETKESWRWFIQLLMEDIGHDKRIVFISDQQKGLVAVFDEMFERIEHRVCLRHLYANFKKKFGGGTLIRDLMMGAAKSTYHQAWMQKMNELKNVDFNAWTWLMAVPTKSWCKHAFSFYPKCDVLMNNISESFNATILVARDKPILTMCEWIRKYLMNRVATSVQKLEKWQHRVMPIPRRRLDNEVFHSGHWLPTWSVDEKFQVTHSFNNQEFIVDIANKSCSCNFWELVGIPCRHAVSALSYRKQTPEDFVDECYTREKYAKCYGFSVSPINGQDMWPETEIEDMLPPAYKQGPGRPRKVRIRESGEEGARKRRTGVAYKCTKCDQFGHNALTCKSPTQDPVALKRKRKVKAKVTEVVQNDVQNDVQADNEEQNNVENDLVQNDDQAVVQNDVEAYQVHDDVPNDVQQSQTQSSVVDNSQPQPKKKKTIKPHHGLKIRRSERVKLSWFKKPIIGPGSSEQPITVEDHVETSSSLGVSSRSLKKWKKQKSS; from the exons ATGGAAACTGTCGAGAACCTAGTGAATAAGTGGGGGTACAAGAAAGGGAGCTATAGGGTATGGGCGAAGATATTGGAAATAGATGAGGGTTATATCCCGATTAGAAAGGATGATGATGCATATGACTTTGCTTCTTATTTTTGTGCAAATGGTACTGAGGGAGACTTATATCTGGAACATGATGCTGAAAACATAGAACAATATGTGAGGGAACCTGCTTGTGTTAATGGAGACACTGAACTAGATGACTTAGGAGATGAAGTGGTTGAGGGTTTGGATGATAGTGAGGACGACAGAGCCACTGCCTTGTTAGATGGATTTGAGG ATCCAGATGAGTCTTGTGATGAGGATAAGCCCAAGTATGAGAAATTTAGGAAAGAGCACCTAAATAAGGACTTCAAGTTTAAGTGGGGTATGgaatttaatacacttgttgacTTCAAAGAGGCAATACGTGAGTGGTCAGTTCTCAATGGTAGGGAaattaattttgtgaaaaatgaaagcTATAGAGTAAGGGTAGAGTGTAAGGCTaaatgtggttttttggtcttatgTTCCAAAGTGGGCCACAAGCATACTTATGCTATAAAAACACTTGTAGACACCCACACTTGTGCTAGGGTTTTAAATAATAGATCTGCAAACTCAAGATGGGTGGCTAAGCATGTGGTCAAGAAAATGCAATCAAGTGAGAATGTAAGAATCAGGGACATAATGCAAGATGTAAGGCAAAATTTTTCAGTGGGTATTACTGTTGCTCGGGCATGGAAGGCTAAGTTGATGGCAAAAAAAATAGTGGAGGGAGATGCTGATATGCAATATGCTGCTCTATGGAGGTATGCATCTGAATTAAAAAGAGTTAATAGTGGCAATACTGTGAAAATTAATGTTGAGAGACGAAGCCCAACTATCCAACCTAGATTTGGAAGTTTCTACTTCTCTTTTGATGGCTGCAAGAAAGGGTTTATCCATGGATGTAGGCCCTTTATAGGGGTTGATGGATGTCACCTAAAAACCAAGTATGGTGGTCAACTTCTGATTGCAGTTGGAAGGGATCCAAATGATCAATACTTCCCATTGGCTTTTGGAGTGGTAGAAACTGAGACCAAGGAGAGTTGGAGATGGTTTATCCAACTTTTGATGGAGGATATTGGACATGACAAAAGAATTGTTTTTATCTCTGATCAACAAAAG GGACTGGTAGCTGTTTTTGATGAGATGTTTGAGAGGATTGAACATAGGGTTTGCCTCAGACATCTATATGCCAATTTCAAGAAAAAGTTTGGTGGAGGAACCCTAATAAGGGATTTGATGATGGGAGCTGCTAAGTCTACATATCATCAAGCTTGGATGCAGAAGATGAATGAGCTAAAGAATGTTGATTTCAATGCTTGGACTTGGTTGATGGCTGTACCTACCAAGAGctggtgtaagcatgcttttaGTTTCTACCCAAAGTGTGATGTGTTGATGAATAATATATCTGAGTCTTTCAATGCTACAATTTTAGTTGCTAGGGACAAACCAATCCTTACTATGTGTGAGTGGATTAGGAAGTACTTAATGAATAGGGTAGCAACCTCTGTACAAAAACTTGAAAAATGGCAACATAGAGTTATGCCTATACCTAGGAGAAGGTTGGACAATGAAGTTTTTCATAGTGGTCATTGGCTACCAACTTGGTCTGTGGATGAGAAGTTCCAAGTGACTCACAGTTTCAACAACCAAGAATTCATAGTGGACATAGCAAACAAATCATGTAGCTGTAATTTTTGGGAATTGGTTGGGATTCCTTGTAGGCATGCTGTATCTGCTTTGAGCTATAGAAAACAAACACCTGAGGATTTTGTTGATGAATGCTACACAAGGGAGAAATATGCTAAGTGTTATGGATTCTCTGTGTCACCTATAAATGGCCAAGACATGTGGCCAGAAACTGAGATTGAAGACATGCTACCACCAGCTTACAAACAAGGGCCTGGTAGACCTAGAAAGGTGAGGATTCGAGAAAGTGGTGAAGAGGGTGCTAGGAAAAGAAGGACTGGGGTTGCATACAAATGTACAAAATGTGACCAGTTTGGTCATAATGCTTTGACCTGTAAGAGCCCCACACAGGACCCTGTTgcactcaaaagaaag AGAAAGGTCAAAGCTAAAGTTACTGAGGTTGTTCAGAATGATGTTCAGAATGATGTTCAGGCTGATAATGAGGAGCAAAATAATGTGGAGAATGATCTGGTTCAGAATGATGATCAAGCTGTTGTCCAAAATGATGTAGAGGCTTACCAAGTTCATGATGATGTGCCAAATGATGTGCAGCAGAGTCAGACCCAGTCTAGTGTTGTAGACAATAGTCAACCACAGcccaagaaaaagaaaacaatcaaACCTCACCATGGTTTAAAGATAAGGAGGAGTGAAAGAGTCAAATTAAGTTGGTTCAAGAAACCAATTATTGGTCCAGGTTCATCTGAGCAACCAATCACAGTTGAAGACCATGTAGAGACATCATCAAGCCTTGGAGTGTCAAGTAGGTCTTTGAAGAAATGGAAGAAACAAAAGAGCAGTTGA